One window from the genome of Bacillus rossius redtenbacheri isolate Brsri chromosome 10, Brsri_v3, whole genome shotgun sequence encodes:
- the LOC134536296 gene encoding uncharacterized protein LOC134536296, with translation MRTYKRTSNRCQTSQDVVLTAVKKVKLEGKSIRSVAKDFGIPFRSLARYCSKVTEEKLIAPQDTPPLTIGYKKLRQVFTNEQENEFADYLKKAADIYYGLSPKEVRKFAFEYAVRLKVRFPSSWADCEMAGADWFSAFLKRHPTLSIRTPEATSLSRATCFNRTNVKAFFDNLKDVMNRLKIGPGDVWNMDETGITTVQRPDRVVARKGFKQVGKITSAERGTLVTVAVAVSATGNHVPPYFVFPRVNFREYFLKGAPIGSSGDANATGWMKEANFVKFAHHFVTNVKCSKENPCLLLLDNHDSHLSIEALDYLKDKGVTVLSFPPHCSHKLQPLDRSVFGPLKKFVNSACDSWLVNHPGKTMTIYDIPEVVNAAFSSAVTPRNILSGFRVSGVSPFNPDVFKDTDYLGCYVVLWS, from the exons ATGCGCACCTACAAAAGAACAAGTAATAGATGCCAGACTTCCCAAGACGTTGTTTTAACAGCAGTAAAGAAAGTTAAACTCGAAGGGAAGTCCATCAGAAGCGTAGCAAAGGATTTTGGAATTCCATTTCGCTCTTTGGCTCGATATTGTAGCAAAGTAACTGAAGAAAAACTTATTGCTCCACAAGATACCCCACCTCTTACAATTGGCTACAAGAAACTGAGACAG GTTTTTACAAACGAACAAGAGAATGAGTTTGCTGATTATTTGAAGAAAGCAGCTGATATTTATTATGGATTGTCACCAAAGGAAGTCAGGAAATTCGCATTTGAATATGCAGTGAGACTTAAGGTAAGGTTTCCTTCTTCTTGGGCTGACTGTGAAATGGCAGGTGCGGATTGGTTTTCTGCATTTTTAAAACGGCATCCTACACTTTCTATAAGAACACCTGAAGCGACCAGTCTTTCAAGGGCTACGTGTTTCAATCGCACTAATGTGAAAGCATTTTTCGACAATTTGAAAGACGTTATGAATAGATTGAAAATTGGGCCTGGAGATGTGTGGAACATGGACGAGACTGGTATCACTACAGTGCAAAGACCAGACAGAGTAGTTGCACGGAAAGGTTTTAAGCAAGTAGGTAAAATTACTTCTGCCGAAAGAGGAACTCTAGTTACTGTAGCTGTTGCAGTATCTGCGACAGGAAATCATGTGCCACCATATTTTGTTTTCCCTCGCGTCAATTTTCGTGAATATTTTCTGAAAGGAGCGCCTATAGGTAGTTCTGGAGATGCAAATGCTACCGGCTGGATGAAGGAAGCAAATTTCgtcaaatttgcacatcacttCGTAACAAATGTTAAGTGTTCCAAAGAAAACCCATGTCTGTTGCTACTTGACAATCACGACTCACATCTTTCAATTGAAGCATTGGACTACCTTAAAGATAAGGGGGTCACTGTCCTTTCTTTCCCTCCACACTGCAGCCATAAACTGCAACCATTAGACCGGAGTGTATTTGGCCCTTTAAAGAAAtttgtgaacagtgcctgtgattcTTGGCTGGTGAACCATCCTGGGAAAACAATGACTATTTATGACATACCTGAAGTTGTAAATGCTGCTTTTTCTAGTGCGGTTACGCCGAGAAATATTTTATCTGGTTTCAGAGTAAGTGGGGTATCACCTTTCAACCCTGATGTCTTTAAGGATACAGATTATCTTGGTTGTTAC GTGGTGCTATGGTCGTAG